A window from Kovacikia minuta CCNUW1 encodes these proteins:
- a CDS encoding SDR family oxidoreductase codes for MGRSLAIALARQGANLVLAARQHTALEEVADACLAVGGKAISVPTDVTQPEACQQLIEQAIATFGHIDILINNAGISMLTTFDQVTDLSIFEQVMRVNYLGAVYFTHFALPHLKASRGLLVAISSLCGKTAVPTRSGYVASKHAMHGFFDTLRIELRGTGVDVLVVSPGFVATDIRQRALGSDGKVLGQSPRDENQNTMSTDECVRQIVWAMERRKREHLMTLKGKITPWAKLLIPGLVDKIAAHAARTTVFEGK; via the coding sequence ATGGGGCGATCGCTGGCGATCGCGCTGGCTCGGCAAGGGGCAAATTTAGTCCTGGCAGCACGCCAACACACCGCACTGGAAGAAGTGGCGGATGCCTGTCTCGCAGTGGGGGGAAAGGCAATCTCTGTGCCGACCGATGTGACCCAGCCCGAAGCCTGCCAGCAGTTAATTGAACAGGCGATCGCCACCTTTGGGCACATTGATATCCTGATCAACAACGCTGGAATTTCAATGCTGACGACTTTTGACCAGGTAACCGACCTCTCCATTTTTGAACAAGTGATGCGCGTCAATTACCTCGGTGCCGTTTACTTCACTCACTTTGCCCTGCCCCACCTGAAAGCGAGTCGAGGGCTATTGGTGGCAATCTCTTCCCTCTGTGGCAAAACTGCCGTTCCTACCCGCTCTGGCTATGTTGCCAGTAAGCACGCTATGCACGGCTTCTTCGATACCCTCCGGATTGAGTTGCGCGGAACGGGGGTCGATGTGCTGGTTGTATCTCCCGGATTTGTGGCAACAGACATTCGGCAACGGGCGTTAGGATCTGATGGAAAAGTGTTAGGGCAGAGTCCTCGGGATGAAAACCAGAACACCATGTCAACCGATGAGTGTGTCCGTCAAATTGTTTGGGCAATGGAACGCCGGAAACGGGAACATTTAATGACCCTCAAAGGCAAAATCACCCCCTGGGCAAAATTGTTAATACCCGGACTCGTTGACAAAATTGCCGCCCATGCTG